The proteins below come from a single Uloborus diversus isolate 005 chromosome 10, Udiv.v.3.1, whole genome shotgun sequence genomic window:
- the LOC129231657 gene encoding zinc finger protein 722-like yields the protein FACEHCSKQFPTPSRLNQHLRAHTGEKKFACEHCSKRFRIPSEVKQHLRISTGEKPFACEHCWKRFSRSGNLKVHLRTHTGEKPFVCEHCWKQFSQASSLERHLRTHTGEKPFACEHCSKQFSDASSLETHLRSHTGEKPYSCTSEDPYWRETVFM from the exons tttgcctgtgaacattgctcgaagCAATTTCCCACCCCTTCACGTTTAAATCAACACCTAAGagcccatactggcgagaagaagtttgcctgtgaacattgctcaaagcgATTTCGCATCCCTTCAGAGGTAAAGCAACACCTGCGAATTTCtactggcgaaaagccatttgcctgtgaacattgctgGAAGCGATTTTCTCGATCTGGAAACTTAAAAGTTcacttgagaacccatactggcgagaagccatTTGTCTGTGAACATTGCTGGAAGCAATTTTCCCAGGCTTCAAGTTTAGAGAGACatttgagaacccatactggcgagaagccgtttgcctgtgaacattgctcgaagCAATTTTCCGATGCTTCAAGTTTAGAGACACATCTGAGAagccatactggcgagaaaccgtattcct GTACATCTGAGGacccatactggagagaaaccgtattcatgtga